One genomic window of Nitrosomonas sp. Is35 includes the following:
- a CDS encoding FxDxF family PEP-CTERM protein, whose translation MNKKILANITALVILGAASSAYAALTPDSYNMLNGNTGSYNYWDETYSGAGCVTCDNAALTGGRGDLTDGIIATDNWFVTEAPAGNGSYVGWTLDPTITFHWNAPVNISSVTFHFDDSNGSGGVSAPASVDVNGINFPISDPAGSAPFAFVANGLSFTGNDLAVTIHRSNAWVFLSEVEFNVTPVPEPETYAMLLAGLGLVGFAIRRRKAVAV comes from the coding sequence ATGAACAAGAAAATATTGGCTAATATCACCGCACTGGTGATTCTGGGTGCGGCAAGCAGCGCATATGCCGCTCTCACGCCGGACAGTTACAACATGCTGAACGGCAATACCGGCAGTTATAACTACTGGGATGAAACCTACAGCGGAGCCGGTTGTGTAACCTGTGACAACGCAGCTTTGACGGGCGGCCGTGGCGATCTGACCGATGGAATCATTGCAACTGACAACTGGTTTGTCACTGAAGCACCTGCCGGCAATGGCTCTTATGTCGGCTGGACTCTGGATCCGACCATTACCTTTCACTGGAATGCGCCTGTCAATATCAGCTCCGTCACTTTTCATTTTGATGATTCAAATGGCTCCGGTGGCGTCAGCGCGCCAGCAAGCGTGGATGTGAACGGGATCAATTTCCCCATTTCGGATCCTGCCGGTTCTGCGCCATTCGCTTTTGTAGCAAATGGCTTATCGTTCACGGGTAACGATCTCGCTGTGACAATCCATAGAAGTAATGCATGGGTTTTCCTGAGCGAAGTCGAGTTTAATGTCACACCGGTTCCGGAACCCGAAACTTATGCGATGTTACTGGCCGGTTTAGGTTTAGTTGGTTTTGCCATTCGCCGTAGAAAAGCAGTGGCTGTTTAA